A window of the Prosthecobacter debontii genome harbors these coding sequences:
- a CDS encoding ABC transporter ATP-binding protein: MALLEVKNLVKRWPNGRLALDNVSFEMRQGEILGLLGHNGAGKSTILGITLGMVQPDEGEVRIAGHSVQEHRSHALAHVGAIYEAAHFYDYLTGWQNLRVLCSLSGWWDEEEVKRVLKLVNLGERAHHKTRTYSHGMRQRLALAQALLPMPKCLLLDEPTDGLDPEGIREFREFVMKLRSDFGMTILLNSHLLAEVEQMCDRCVILKQGKKMYEGPVPSQDRQQSVYLLQTRDLAKAREVFSRSGVTFDAATRQITLPPHLAGHEVLKQLVEAEVRVESWQPHKATLEEFYLGLTGA, from the coding sequence ATGGCGCTGCTGGAAGTCAAAAACCTCGTCAAACGTTGGCCCAACGGTCGTTTGGCCTTGGACAACGTCAGCTTTGAAATGCGCCAGGGGGAAATTCTGGGGCTGCTCGGGCACAACGGAGCAGGTAAGAGCACGATCCTCGGCATCACGCTCGGCATGGTCCAGCCGGATGAAGGAGAGGTGCGTATCGCTGGTCATTCCGTGCAGGAACACCGCTCTCACGCGCTCGCCCATGTCGGAGCCATCTATGAGGCGGCGCATTTTTACGATTACCTGACGGGTTGGCAAAACCTGCGGGTGCTGTGTTCACTCTCCGGATGGTGGGATGAAGAAGAGGTCAAGCGTGTGCTCAAACTGGTGAACCTCGGCGAGCGAGCGCATCACAAGACCCGGACCTACAGCCACGGCATGCGTCAGCGATTGGCTTTGGCCCAAGCTTTACTTCCCATGCCGAAATGCTTGTTGTTAGACGAGCCGACCGATGGCTTGGACCCAGAAGGGATTCGAGAGTTCCGCGAGTTCGTCATGAAGCTGCGTTCGGACTTCGGCATGACCATCCTGCTCAACTCTCACCTGCTCGCTGAAGTGGAGCAGATGTGTGATCGCTGTGTCATCCTGAAACAGGGCAAGAAGATGTATGAAGGCCCCGTGCCCTCGCAGGATCGCCAGCAGAGTGTGTATCTCCTGCAGACGCGCGACTTAGCCAAGGCTCGTGAGGTGTTTTCGAGGTCGGGAGTGACGTTTGATGCGGCCACTCGGCAGATCACTCTCCCGCCCCACCTCGCAGGGCATGAAGTCTTAAAACAACTCGTCGAAGCCGAGGTGCGGGTGGAAAGCTGGCAGCCGCACAAAGCCACGTTGGAGGAATTTTATCTGGGACTCACAGGCGCATGA
- a CDS encoding ABC transporter permease, which translates to MILFFRQWQSELLKLFARRRTYIGFGAFLLLEIVLLIVFRLQGVERIFERMISRQGQSFEHYFSALTLAQVILGFSVVLLGSIYLALVSGDIVAKENEDGHYRLLLVRPVSRVRLLGIKYLTCVGYTIALVQFITWTAFLLGLSVKGWGGGFFVMIPDAGLLEFYDWTPGLKRFALASFFLSLGMTSISSIAFFLSCFPIKPAAATIAALSYFLIDRILRETGFMESYDHFLLTKHIVSWARVLSETIPWPVIIRDFTVLGAVNLSLFILGAAVFQSRDLKS; encoded by the coding sequence ATGATCCTCTTTTTCCGCCAATGGCAGAGTGAACTGCTTAAACTCTTCGCCCGCCGACGAACCTACATCGGTTTTGGGGCGTTCTTGCTCCTGGAGATCGTCTTGCTCATTGTCTTTCGTCTGCAAGGCGTGGAACGCATCTTCGAGCGCATGATCTCTCGTCAGGGGCAGTCGTTTGAGCATTACTTTTCAGCCCTTACCCTCGCCCAAGTCATTCTTGGGTTCTCGGTGGTCCTGCTCGGTTCCATCTACCTTGCACTCGTCTCCGGAGACATCGTGGCCAAAGAAAATGAAGATGGGCACTACCGGCTCCTCCTGGTGAGGCCAGTGAGTCGTGTGCGGCTTCTTGGCATCAAGTATCTCACCTGTGTGGGTTACACCATCGCTTTGGTGCAGTTCATCACTTGGACGGCTTTTTTGTTAGGCCTCAGTGTCAAAGGTTGGGGTGGCGGCTTTTTTGTCATGATCCCTGATGCAGGCCTCTTGGAGTTTTATGATTGGACGCCTGGATTGAAGCGCTTTGCGCTGGCCTCCTTTTTCCTGTCTCTAGGCATGACCAGCATCAGCAGCATCGCCTTTTTCCTTTCCTGTTTCCCCATCAAACCTGCTGCGGCGACGATTGCCGCGCTCTCCTATTTCCTGATTGATCGCATCCTGCGAGAAACCGGTTTTATGGAGAGCTATGATCATTTTCTACTCACCAAGCACATCGTCAGTTGGGCTCGGGTGTTGTCCGAAACCATCCCTTGGCCTGTGATCATTCGTGACTTTACGGTGCTTGGAGCTGTCAATCTCTCGCTCTTTATTCTTGGCGCAGCCGTATTCCAGTCTAGAGACTTAAAGTCATGA
- the panC gene encoding pantoate--beta-alanine ligase, translated as MTLIETVKELRAWRKAAGRVIFVPTMGALHEGHASLIREARQMAGPEATVASSIFVNPLQFGPNEDFDRYPRTLEADLALCQEAGADMVFAPTVPEVYHADRSIQILESSLSKALCGASRPGHFDGVCTVVAKLFNLVQPDEAVFGKKDYQQLAIIRRLVRDLNFPVEIHGIETVREADGLAMSSRNRYLSAAERAQAPALYAALSQARAAWKDGVTGSRRLLEILHQTLAASASLGRKDYISIVDRHTLQPLDLVQNNGLIALAVFFDKARLIDNVELIR; from the coding sequence ATGACATTGATTGAGACTGTGAAGGAATTGCGTGCCTGGAGAAAGGCCGCAGGGCGGGTGATTTTTGTGCCGACCATGGGCGCCCTGCATGAAGGTCATGCCAGCTTGATCCGTGAAGCTCGCCAGATGGCAGGCCCAGAAGCGACTGTCGCCTCCAGTATTTTTGTGAACCCCCTCCAGTTTGGGCCTAACGAAGACTTTGACCGGTATCCCCGCACGCTGGAGGCGGATCTAGCCCTCTGTCAGGAAGCGGGGGCGGATATGGTTTTTGCGCCTACTGTCCCAGAAGTCTATCACGCCGACCGCAGCATCCAGATTCTGGAAAGCAGCCTCTCCAAGGCGCTCTGTGGTGCCAGCCGCCCCGGACACTTCGATGGCGTCTGCACCGTCGTGGCCAAGCTCTTTAACCTTGTCCAACCTGACGAGGCGGTCTTTGGTAAAAAGGACTACCAGCAGCTCGCCATCATTCGCCGCTTGGTGAGAGATCTGAATTTCCCCGTGGAGATTCACGGCATCGAAACCGTCCGCGAAGCCGATGGCCTCGCTATGAGCTCACGCAATCGCTACCTCAGCGCCGCCGAGCGCGCCCAGGCCCCCGCACTCTATGCAGCCTTGAGCCAAGCCCGCGCGGCCTGGAAAGACGGAGTCACGGGCAGCCGTCGTTTGCTGGAGATCCTTCACCAGACTCTCGCCGCGAGTGCCAGCCTAGGTCGCAAAGACTACATCAGCATCGTGGATCGCCACACCCTCCAGCCTCTCGACCTCGTCCAAAACAACGGCCTGATTGCTCTGGCCGTCTTTTTTGATAAGGCGCGATTGATTGATAATGTGGAACTCATTCGGTAA
- a CDS encoding ribonuclease E inhibitor RraB produces the protein MSAPKPRQEKTITLEMLQKMFQNIFEKTDWNMAGDMLWGYFFTNNEPAALEKARDLLVAQGYRYVNIYQLDEEDPNAPRPWWLHVEKEETHTPASLDARNDELYLFAYEQSLDSYDGMDIGPIPEQDE, from the coding sequence ATGTCAGCCCCCAAACCTCGCCAAGAAAAAACCATCACGCTCGAAATGCTTCAGAAGATGTTTCAAAACATCTTTGAGAAGACGGATTGGAACATGGCGGGGGATATGCTGTGGGGATATTTCTTCACGAACAATGAGCCCGCCGCTCTGGAAAAGGCGCGCGATCTCCTGGTTGCCCAGGGCTATCGATATGTGAACATCTATCAGCTCGACGAGGAAGATCCGAATGCCCCGCGCCCCTGGTGGTTGCATGTCGAGAAGGAGGAAACCCACACCCCCGCTAGCCTGGATGCCCGCAATGACGAGCTGTATCTCTTTGCCTATGAGCAGAGCCTGGACAGCTACGATGGCATGGACATTGGGCCCATACCAGAACAGGACGAGTAA
- the nadB gene encoding L-aspartate oxidase, giving the protein MTDYDFIIVGSGAGGLTAALHASEHGRVAVITKRGALDSNSNWAQGGIACVTSEVDSIEQHVSDTLIAGAGLCNEAAVRTIVEEGPARIAELVKWGVSFDQRESADGHLEFDLTKEGGHSRRRVLHAADATGREITEKLLAEVKSRQNITLYENHFAIDLITTAKLGFVTEDRVLGLYVLNETTGEVITFRSDRVVLSTGGSGRVYLYTTNPRVATGDGVAMAWRAGASIANMEFIQFHPTCLYHPQKRSFLITEAMRGEGARLIDNKGNEFMHKYDPRGSLAPRDIVARAIDHEIKRTGGPCVYLDISHRPAEFILSHFPNIYKACLEVDIDITKQAIPVVPAAHYQCGGVVTDVNGATRIRGLCAVGEVGCTGLHGANRLASNSLLECLVISHRAVEHMLRKMPIGKEAEQTYTVPPWQSGEAVDNDELVVIYHNWDEIRRLMWDYVSIVRTTKRLQRAAARLRNLKREVQEFYWNFSITSELLELRNLVETASLIVECAIRRHESRGLHYTLDYPEKDLVREPADTVVRRY; this is encoded by the coding sequence GTGACAGATTATGACTTCATCATCGTCGGCAGCGGTGCTGGCGGACTCACGGCAGCGCTGCATGCGTCAGAGCATGGCCGAGTGGCCGTTATCACCAAGCGTGGGGCACTGGATTCCAATTCCAACTGGGCGCAGGGCGGCATCGCCTGCGTGACCAGTGAGGTGGACAGCATTGAGCAACATGTCAGCGATACGCTCATTGCTGGGGCAGGTCTGTGCAACGAAGCCGCCGTGCGAACCATTGTGGAAGAGGGGCCTGCACGCATTGCAGAACTGGTGAAGTGGGGCGTGAGTTTTGACCAGCGGGAGTCCGCCGATGGCCACCTGGAGTTTGATCTGACGAAGGAAGGCGGTCACTCGCGCCGTCGTGTTCTGCATGCGGCCGATGCCACTGGCCGGGAAATCACGGAGAAGCTGCTGGCCGAAGTGAAGTCTCGACAGAACATCACTCTTTACGAAAACCACTTCGCCATTGACCTCATCACCACAGCGAAGTTGGGCTTCGTCACGGAGGACCGGGTGCTCGGCCTCTATGTGCTGAATGAGACGACGGGCGAGGTCATCACCTTCCGCTCGGATCGCGTGGTGCTCTCCACAGGTGGTAGCGGGCGTGTGTATCTTTACACCACCAACCCCCGCGTGGCCACGGGCGACGGAGTGGCCATGGCTTGGCGAGCCGGGGCCAGCATCGCGAACATGGAGTTCATCCAGTTCCATCCCACTTGCCTCTATCATCCTCAGAAGCGCTCCTTCCTCATCACCGAAGCCATGCGCGGTGAAGGTGCTCGCCTGATTGATAACAAGGGCAATGAATTCATGCACAAGTATGATCCGCGCGGCTCCCTGGCTCCACGTGACATCGTCGCCCGTGCTATCGACCACGAGATCAAACGCACCGGTGGTCCCTGCGTCTATCTGGACATCTCCCACCGTCCAGCGGAGTTCATCCTGAGCCATTTCCCGAACATCTACAAAGCCTGTCTGGAGGTGGATATCGACATCACCAAGCAGGCCATCCCCGTGGTTCCTGCGGCACATTACCAGTGTGGCGGCGTGGTGACCGATGTGAACGGGGCCACGCGCATTCGTGGTCTCTGTGCCGTGGGGGAGGTCGGCTGCACCGGTCTGCATGGGGCCAACCGCCTCGCCAGCAATTCGCTGCTCGAGTGCCTCGTCATTTCCCATCGCGCTGTGGAGCACATGCTGCGCAAGATGCCCATCGGCAAAGAAGCCGAGCAAACCTACACCGTGCCCCCCTGGCAGAGCGGTGAAGCCGTGGACAATGACGAACTTGTCGTCATCTACCACAACTGGGACGAAATCCGCCGCCTCATGTGGGACTACGTCTCCATCGTCCGCACCACCAAGCGCCTGCAACGTGCTGCGGCCCGCCTACGCAACCTCAAGCGCGAGGTTCAGGAGTTTTACTGGAACTTCAGCATCACCAGCGAGCTTCTGGAGCTGCGCAACTTGGTCGAAACCGCCTCTCTCATCGTCGAGTGCGCCATTCGTCGGCATGAAAGCCGCGGTCTGCACTACACCCTGGATTACCCCGAAAAGGATCTGGTGAGAGAGCCTGCGGACACCGTGGTGAGGAGGTATTGA
- the lpxK gene encoding tetraacyldisaccharide 4'-kinase, producing MKDTLEDLEQFIIDVIIHNRRGLRATFLRTAFWFLSGIYKGAVRLRLFLYRERYIHDHHLGVPVISIGNITVGGTGKTPVVELFSKALLAHGRRVAILSRGYKSKRQRKIPLSWKIAAKLGFARKPRELPPRVVSDGNKVLLDSYVAGDEPFMLAQNCTGVPVVVDRNRVKAGAHAIRKFGADVLILDDGLQYLKLKHRHDIVLVDKTAPFGTGYMLPRGTLREPPSSLRRASYIFLTKSDGDSADIIEKIRKYNPVAEIIECRHRPVHFENIHTGERLPLDAFRGKYIGALSGIAVPESFENLLRKLGAKVHWLARFTDHHRFQEKEITQFIDRCEKADAYAILTTEKDFVRFPKLPPGDIPIYFLRVEIEIIKGREIFDKLIRLIAEPRHVTQGLVSADLVEATT from the coding sequence ATGAAGGACACCCTCGAAGATCTCGAACAATTCATCATTGATGTCATCATCCACAACCGCCGTGGATTGAGGGCGACGTTTCTGCGCACGGCTTTCTGGTTCCTGTCCGGCATTTACAAAGGCGCCGTGAGGTTGCGCTTGTTCCTGTATCGGGAGCGCTACATCCACGATCATCACCTGGGCGTGCCGGTTATCAGCATTGGCAACATCACGGTGGGGGGCACCGGCAAAACGCCCGTGGTCGAATTGTTTTCCAAGGCGCTCTTGGCGCATGGCAGGCGCGTGGCCATCCTGAGCCGCGGTTACAAAAGCAAACGTCAGCGCAAGATCCCTCTGAGCTGGAAGATTGCGGCCAAGCTCGGGTTTGCTCGCAAGCCACGTGAGTTGCCACCGCGTGTGGTTTCGGATGGGAACAAGGTGTTGCTCGACTCCTATGTCGCCGGGGATGAACCCTTCATGCTGGCGCAGAACTGCACGGGGGTGCCCGTGGTGGTGGATCGGAACCGTGTGAAGGCTGGAGCGCATGCCATTCGCAAATTCGGAGCCGATGTGCTGATCCTGGATGATGGCCTGCAATACCTGAAGCTGAAGCATCGGCATGACATCGTGCTGGTGGATAAAACGGCACCCTTCGGCACGGGCTACATGCTGCCGCGAGGCACGTTGCGTGAGCCGCCTTCCAGCCTGCGCAGGGCCAGCTACATCTTTCTCACCAAGTCGGACGGTGATAGTGCAGACATCATCGAAAAGATCCGCAAATACAATCCCGTGGCGGAGATCATCGAGTGCCGTCACCGGCCAGTTCACTTTGAAAACATCCACACGGGAGAGCGTCTGCCGCTGGATGCGTTCCGGGGTAAATACATCGGAGCACTGTCTGGGATCGCCGTGCCGGAGAGTTTTGAAAACCTGCTGCGCAAGCTGGGCGCCAAGGTGCATTGGTTGGCTCGGTTCACAGATCACCATCGCTTCCAGGAAAAGGAGATCACGCAGTTCATCGACCGCTGTGAGAAGGCGGATGCCTACGCGATTCTGACCACGGAGAAAGATTTTGTGCGCTTTCCGAAACTGCCTCCTGGGGACATCCCCATTTACTTCCTGCGGGTGGAGATCGAGATCATCAAAGGTCGTGAGATCTTCGATAAACTGATTCGTCTGATTGCGGAACCGCGGCATGTCACGCAGGGGTTGGTCAGTGCCGATCTGGTGGAGGCCACGACATGA
- a CDS encoding formate dehydrogenase accessory sulfurtransferase FdhD produces MSEPDHDPARSLRLTRIQLGHASSEKGDVVAVEEPLEIRVEGRSVAVVMRTPGHDEELVAGFLVTEGVVRRRRDILEISQCPSLDNKHGNVVDVLLGGAVVNWDSLTRHVFSASSCGLCGKTSIESVFQNFKPLEEGGPFSVNREPSSVANAPSSLKTENCTLNTAAWSPDLIASLPAKLRAAQETFTTTGGLHASALFDAEGNLIVLREDVGRHNALDKVLGYAFQRDMLPLSKHLLLVSGRVSFEIMQKALAGGIPIVAAISAPSSLAVDFAQESGQTLIGFLRGDTMNVYTRPDRLLSPTHTSSDLCLTP; encoded by the coding sequence ATGAGCGAGCCTGACCACGACCCCGCTCGCTCTCTTCGATTGACGCGCATCCAGTTAGGTCATGCATCATCGGAGAAGGGAGATGTGGTGGCCGTGGAAGAACCCTTGGAAATTCGTGTCGAAGGCCGCAGCGTGGCTGTTGTTATGCGCACGCCTGGGCATGATGAAGAGTTAGTCGCCGGCTTTCTCGTTACGGAAGGTGTCGTCCGCCGACGTCGCGACATCCTGGAGATCTCCCAATGTCCCAGCTTAGACAATAAACATGGGAATGTGGTGGACGTACTGCTCGGCGGAGCCGTGGTGAATTGGGATTCCCTCACTCGTCATGTGTTCAGTGCCTCCAGCTGTGGCCTCTGTGGCAAGACCAGCATCGAGTCCGTGTTCCAGAACTTCAAGCCGCTGGAGGAGGGTGGACCGTTTTCAGTGAACAGGGAGCCGTCGTCGGTGGCGAATGCTCCCTCCTCACTGAAAACTGAAAACTGCACACTGAATACTGCGGCTTGGTCTCCAGACCTTATCGCGAGTCTCCCAGCCAAGCTCCGTGCAGCCCAAGAGACTTTCACCACGACAGGCGGTCTGCATGCGAGTGCTTTGTTTGATGCTGAGGGAAATCTGATAGTCCTGCGTGAGGATGTGGGGCGTCACAATGCTCTGGATAAGGTGCTGGGATATGCGTTCCAGCGTGACATGTTGCCGTTGTCGAAGCATCTTTTGTTAGTCAGTGGTCGCGTCTCTTTTGAAATCATGCAAAAGGCGCTGGCAGGGGGCATCCCCATCGTGGCCGCGATTTCTGCACCTAGCAGTCTGGCGGTGGACTTTGCCCAGGAGTCGGGCCAGACTCTCATCGGCTTCCTCCGGGGAGACACCATGAACGTGTATACCCGCCCGGATCGCCTGCTTTCCCCAACCCACACCTCATCTGATCTATGTCTAACCCCGTGA
- a CDS encoding DUF3467 domain-containing protein — translation MSNPVKIVGPESPTPAKIAPPSQAVYANVSRLFATPNEVVMDFALNLNAFGPMVEEEAQIVSRVVTSYDGAKRLWVHLTQTLQAYEQKYGVIELDVAKRLKKPDADPAS, via the coding sequence ATGTCTAACCCCGTGAAAATCGTCGGTCCTGAAAGTCCCACCCCGGCCAAGATTGCCCCCCCCTCCCAGGCTGTGTATGCCAATGTCAGCCGCCTGTTTGCCACCCCCAATGAAGTGGTGATGGACTTTGCCCTGAATCTGAATGCCTTCGGCCCGATGGTGGAGGAAGAGGCCCAGATCGTCAGCCGCGTGGTCACCTCTTACGATGGTGCCAAACGTCTGTGGGTTCATCTCACCCAGACCCTGCAAGCTTATGAACAGAAGTATGGCGTCATTGAGCTGGATGTGGCCAAGCGCCTGAAAAAGCCGGATGCAGATCCTGCTTCCTGA
- a CDS encoding FtsX-like permease family protein, whose translation MLSNAPFFLALRYLRPKRSFVSVITLISVMGVMLGVGVLVVVMSVFQGWQVEFKKLLLGFEPHVTLIQDARYTGQLPEGVAEPVRSNWREVLKRVKTLPGVESATPMAEGYIGARNGASDPEPAELFGLRDDTDNGLLHKLSRHIKEGEFNLKDDNIIITDRLAKKLNVKVGDVLSILARETIRQMIHDLRAAEEATDPAEAKAAREEIVVLPRDLTVVGIVRADTAGERCYAPLNIAQELFNLEGDVTGIEIELADPELADAFAQHLFETDLLPMDWAIRTWSHTHGSKLMDVENQRSLMYFLLLFIMLVAAICVMNTTITVTVQKRREIGILTALGSRVWQIISIFLAQAGVVAVVGTLLGILGGMTVLHFRNDLREKISEITGRDFFPQDIYFLSEIPSQVQLTDIVSICGLAIVLCLLAALIPAWFAARVDPAVALRD comes from the coding sequence ATGCTTTCCAACGCTCCCTTCTTTCTGGCCCTGCGTTACCTGCGCCCGAAGCGATCCTTCGTCTCAGTCATCACGCTGATTTCGGTGATGGGCGTCATGCTGGGAGTGGGGGTCTTGGTGGTGGTCATGTCTGTCTTTCAAGGCTGGCAGGTGGAGTTTAAAAAACTCCTGCTGGGCTTTGAGCCACACGTCACCCTCATTCAAGATGCTCGATATACGGGGCAGCTTCCCGAGGGTGTTGCAGAACCGGTGCGTTCCAATTGGCGAGAGGTGTTGAAGCGAGTCAAAACCCTCCCGGGGGTCGAGTCCGCCACACCCATGGCGGAGGGTTATATCGGTGCCCGCAATGGTGCTTCCGATCCTGAGCCGGCCGAGCTGTTCGGGCTGCGAGATGACACCGATAACGGTCTGCTTCACAAACTGAGTCGTCACATCAAGGAGGGCGAGTTTAACCTGAAGGATGACAACATCATCATCACGGACCGCCTGGCAAAAAAACTGAATGTCAAAGTGGGGGATGTGCTCTCCATCCTGGCGAGGGAAACCATCCGCCAGATGATCCATGATCTTCGTGCCGCCGAAGAGGCCACCGATCCCGCCGAAGCCAAAGCCGCCCGTGAAGAGATCGTTGTGCTGCCGCGGGATCTCACCGTCGTGGGCATCGTGCGCGCAGATACGGCGGGAGAGCGGTGTTATGCGCCGCTGAACATTGCTCAGGAACTTTTCAATCTGGAGGGGGATGTCACCGGCATTGAGATCGAGTTGGCGGATCCCGAGCTGGCCGATGCCTTTGCGCAGCATTTGTTCGAGACCGATCTGCTGCCCATGGACTGGGCCATCCGAACCTGGAGCCACACCCATGGGTCCAAGCTCATGGATGTGGAGAACCAGCGCTCGCTCATGTACTTCCTGCTGCTCTTCATCATGTTGGTGGCGGCCATCTGTGTGATGAACACCACCATCACCGTGACGGTGCAAAAGCGGCGCGAGATTGGCATCCTCACGGCCTTGGGCAGTCGGGTCTGGCAGATCATCTCCATCTTCCTCGCCCAGGCCGGGGTCGTCGCTGTCGTGGGCACCCTGCTGGGGATTCTCGGGGGCATGACGGTGCTGCATTTCCGCAATGATCTGCGGGAGAAGATTTCCGAAATCACCGGGCGCGATTTCTTTCCTCAGGATATCTACTTCCTCAGCGAGATTCCCTCCCAGGTCCAATTGACCGATATCGTCTCTATCTGTGGTTTGGCCATTGTGCTCTGCCTGCTGGCGGCGCTGATTCCTGCGTGGTTCGCTGCGCGTGTGGACCCCGCCGTGGCTTTGCGCGATTGA
- a CDS encoding leucine-rich repeat domain-containing protein — protein MLRFSFPVSAASALILTLAACGDKPAQQEPTAATPAPTAEAKPTTPEPTKTAESPTPTPAPAKKVYWTAESLHTEIKYHNREYEGNAEFSIEEGQPIAISLRGAKVTNLVFLERLSPLALDLSGTPIQDIRPLKGMKLVELYLEDSAVTDLSPLRGMPLEKLYLSRTPVADLSALEGMPLTELNAVDTRVADVAPLAKSPIQMLWLTGAPVENIAGLKGVPLVSLTLHRTKVKDLSPLSGSRLQRLHIAETSVTDLSPLAGIPLTRLVFTPANITAGLDVAKALPLSEIGTRFDETGSDLQPPAAFWAQQGK, from the coding sequence ATGCTTCGTTTTTCCTTCCCCGTCTCTGCTGCCTCTGCCTTGATCCTCACGCTTGCCGCTTGTGGGGATAAACCAGCCCAGCAGGAACCTACCGCCGCTACACCCGCCCCGACTGCGGAGGCGAAACCCACCACGCCTGAGCCGACGAAGACCGCAGAATCTCCAACTCCAACGCCAGCCCCCGCCAAGAAGGTGTATTGGACCGCCGAGTCCCTGCACACCGAGATCAAGTATCATAACCGCGAGTATGAGGGGAATGCCGAGTTCAGCATCGAGGAGGGGCAGCCCATCGCCATCAGCCTGCGCGGAGCCAAGGTGACCAACCTCGTCTTCCTGGAGCGTCTCAGTCCCCTCGCGCTCGATCTCAGCGGCACCCCCATTCAGGACATCCGCCCGCTCAAAGGCATGAAGCTGGTGGAGCTTTACCTGGAGGACAGTGCCGTGACCGATCTCTCCCCCCTGCGGGGCATGCCCTTGGAAAAGCTCTACCTCAGCCGCACTCCGGTGGCCGATCTCAGTGCCCTGGAAGGCATGCCCCTCACCGAGCTGAATGCCGTGGATACCCGTGTGGCCGATGTCGCCCCGCTGGCGAAGAGCCCCATTCAGATGCTCTGGCTCACCGGTGCTCCGGTGGAAAACATCGCGGGCTTGAAGGGTGTCCCCCTCGTCTCGCTCACCCTGCATCGCACGAAGGTGAAGGACCTCAGCCCTCTCAGTGGCAGCCGTTTGCAGCGTCTTCACATCGCCGAAACCTCCGTCACCGATCTCTCCCCCTTGGCAGGCATCCCTTTGACGCGCCTCGTCTTCACCCCAGCCAATATCACTGCCGGTCTGGATGTGGCCAAAGCCTTGCCTCTGAGTGAAATCGGCACCCGCTTTGATGAAACCGGCAGCGACCTCCAGCCCCCTGCTGCCTTCTGGGCTCAACAAGGAAAGTGA
- a CDS encoding DUF2750 domain-containing protein: MLRNTADCQADVDRFITRVVSSETVWYLHSQDGIGCCESNDFTKEDDAPVTVLLFFSDEAYSKRCQQAHFSDHTIENMALFDFLFRWLPGMSGDGVMAGPNWNHELVGLELDPFELREQIDAALSPAQVDAYAERYRVSAG, encoded by the coding sequence ATGCTTCGAAACACCGCTGATTGCCAAGCTGATGTCGATCGGTTCATAACACGAGTAGTCTCATCTGAGACGGTTTGGTATCTTCATTCTCAGGATGGCATAGGTTGTTGTGAATCGAATGATTTCACAAAAGAAGATGATGCGCCTGTGACGGTGCTTTTATTCTTCTCAGACGAAGCTTATTCGAAGAGATGTCAGCAAGCGCACTTTAGTGATCATACAATCGAGAATATGGCGCTTTTTGATTTCTTATTTCGGTGGCTTCCTGGTATGAGTGGTGATGGAGTTATGGCCGGTCCGAATTGGAACCATGAACTCGTTGGCCTCGAGCTTGATCCATTCGAGTTGAGAGAACAGATTGATGCAGCTTTGAGTCCTGCACAGGTAGATGCGTATGCAGAAAGATACCGTGTGAGTGCAGGATGA